In the Larus michahellis chromosome 6, bLarMic1.1, whole genome shotgun sequence genome, one interval contains:
- the SENP5 gene encoding sentrin-specific protease 5: MLLQREWNGTCGPLTAIKRSKSNHHTVKKRSLFMMHKKLSMVRFRYRIIKSAELRARGKTCKLRKIKPRWVEKITRDHRETLQRDFESGLCNWLSSWKSKSNRLWNRYSLSDMNNNTPESLGEENEIGAAELCRTQDALPCAEEPESAGQDGGADAVPAELPAGASPGAETLPRVETNGALADCHCSDIFVSVAGKEIAVSGQDEAEPNEVMGVDGMVLLQSSLQDSDVNDNFANGPLSMELAQNEDSSSQMEVEGSLNPDVFSAKLLDHPYCKSPLEEPSPESTELQSGTRKGGKRTSQKASRVADEQLAAWLCGFLDEVMKKYGSLVPLCEKDVMGRLKEVFNEDFSHRKPFITREIMKYREKHPKTSTCNFRVFYNKHMLDMDDLATLEGQNWLNDQIINMYGELIMDAVPEKVHFFNSFFHRQLVTKGYNGVKRWTKKVDLFKKTLLLIPIHLEVHWSLITVNIPSRIISFYDSQGIHFKFCVENIRKYLLTEAKEKNRAEFLQGWQTAVTKCIPQQKNDSDCGVFVLQYCKCLALDQPFQFSQEDMPRVRKRIYKELCERQLID, encoded by the exons ATGCTGTTGCAAAGGGAGTGGAATGGAACTTGTGGCCCCTTGACAGCTATAAAGAGGTCCAAATCTAACCATCATACTGTAAAAAAGAGATCTTTATTTATGATGCATAAGAAACTTTCTATGGTTAGGTTTCGGTATAGAATTATAAAATCGGCGGAACTTCGAGCAAGAGGCAAAACCTGCAAATTGAGAAAAATCAAGCCAAGGTGGGTGGAGAAAATTACGAGGGACCATCGAGAGACGCTCCAGCGGGATTTTGAAAGTGGATTGTGTAATTGGCTTTCCTCCTGGAAATCTAAAAGCAACCGTCTTTGGAACCGGTACAGCTTATCAGATATGAACAATAATACACCCGAGTCCTTAGGCGAGGAGAACGAAATAGGCGCAGCCGAGCTCTGCCGCACGCAGGACGCGTTACCGTGTGCTGAGGAGCCGGAATCCGCAGGGCAGGACGGCGGTGCGGATGCTGTCCCAGCAGAACTGCCTGCTGGAGCTTCTCCGGGGGCAGAGACCTTGCCCCGGGTGGAGACCAACGGGGCTCTGGCCGACTGTCACTGCTCAGACATTTTCGTCTCCGTGGcaggaaaagaaattgctgtttcCGGTCAAGATGAGGCAGAACCTAATGAGGTTATGGGTGTAGATGGAATGGTACTGTTGCAATCCTCCTTGCAGGATTCTGATGTCAATGATAATTTCGCAAATGGACCTTTATCCATGGAGCTGGCACAAAATGAGGACAGCTCGAGCCAAATGGAAGTGGAGGGCTCCTTAAACCCGGACGTTTTCAGTGCAAAGTTACTAGATCACCCTTACTGTAAAAGTCCTCTCGAGGAGCCTTCACCAGAAAGCACAGAACTACAATCAGGAACTCGGAAGGGAGGCAAAAGGACGAGTCAGAAAGCTTCCCGGGTGGCTGACGAGCAGTTGGCAGCGTGGCTTTGTG GATTCCTAGATGAAGTTATGAAGAAATATGGCAGTTTAGTTCCACTCTGTGAAAAAGATGTCATGGGAAGATTAAAAGAAGTCTTTAATGAAGATTTCTCCCATAG AAAACCTTTTATCACCAGGGAAATCATGAAGTATCGGGAAAAACATCCAAAAACCTCCACTTGCAATTTCCGGGTCTTCTATAATAAGCACATGCTAGATATGGACGATTTAGCTACACTGGAAGGCCAGAACTGGCTCAATGACCAG ATCATTAACATGTATGGTGAACTCATAATGGATGCAGTCCCTGAAAAG gttCATTTCTTTAACAGCTTTTTTCATAGACAGCTCGTAACCAAAGGATATAACGGGGTAAAGCGATGGACTAAAAAG GTGGACTTGTTCAAAAAGACTCTCTTGTTAATTCCTATTCACCTGGAAGTCCACTGGTCCCTCATTACTGTGAACATCCCCAGtcgaattatttcattttatgattCCCAAGGCATTCATTTTAAGTTTTGCGTAGAG aacatTCGAAAGTATTTGCTGACTGAAGCGAAAGAGAAGAATCGCGCCGAGTTCCTTCAGGGTTGGCAGACTGCTGTGACAAAG tgcaTTCCACAACAGAAAAATGACAGTGACTGTGGGGTTTTCGTGCTCCAG tacTGCAAGTGCCTCGCCTTAGACCAGCCTTTTCAGTTCTCCCAGGAAGATATGCCCCGAGTGAGAAAAAGGATTTACAAGGAGCTGTGTGAACGCCAGCTAATAGACTAA